A stretch of Pseudomonas taetrolens DNA encodes these proteins:
- a CDS encoding YihY/virulence factor BrkB family protein, which yields MFFPVLNGLPLGKVLIRTVKEFIDDEMSTYASALAYQMLFSLFPFILFLIALIGFLHLPDFFTWLRLQSELVLPPQALEQVNPVIDQLQQSKGGLLSVGIVIALWTASAGVRLMMSAMNAAYDVVEGRPIWKRFPLSIFYTVGIAGMLLAAAALMVLGPQVMSWLAGQVGLEEFVVTLWTILRWPVIVLLLMVAVAVIYYVMPDVEQKFRFITPGSVLAVVVWIVASLGFAFYVKTFADYNAMYGSIGAIIVLLLYFYISAAVLLLGAEMNAVIEHMSVEGKDPGQKTFDESEDSDPKQHVSGLGRDHSLKPTSDEA from the coding sequence ATGTTTTTTCCGGTCTTGAATGGCCTGCCCTTGGGCAAAGTCTTGATCCGCACGGTCAAAGAGTTTATCGACGATGAAATGTCGACCTACGCCTCGGCATTGGCTTATCAAATGTTGTTCTCGCTCTTTCCGTTCATTCTGTTTCTGATTGCATTGATCGGTTTCCTGCACCTTCCGGACTTCTTCACCTGGCTGCGCCTGCAGTCAGAGCTGGTGTTACCACCGCAAGCGCTGGAGCAGGTCAACCCGGTCATCGATCAATTGCAGCAGTCCAAGGGTGGATTGCTGTCGGTGGGTATCGTGATTGCGCTGTGGACGGCTTCGGCCGGCGTACGGTTGATGATGAGCGCGATGAATGCGGCCTACGATGTGGTTGAGGGGCGGCCCATCTGGAAGCGCTTCCCGCTGTCGATCTTCTACACCGTCGGGATTGCCGGCATGCTGCTGGCCGCGGCGGCGCTTATGGTGCTTGGCCCGCAGGTGATGAGCTGGCTTGCCGGGCAGGTAGGGCTTGAGGAGTTCGTCGTTACCCTGTGGACCATTCTGCGTTGGCCGGTCATCGTTCTGTTGTTGATGGTGGCTGTGGCCGTGATTTATTACGTGATGCCCGATGTAGAGCAAAAATTCCGCTTTATCACACCCGGGTCGGTACTGGCCGTGGTGGTGTGGATTGTGGCGTCGTTGGGTTTTGCCTTCTATGTCAAAACCTTCGCGGACTACAACGCCATGTATGGCAGCATCGGTGCAATTATTGTGTTGTTGCTGTACTTCTACATTTCGGCCGCCGTATTGCTGCTGGGTGCTGAAATGAACGCCGTGATCGAACACATGTCAGTTGAAGGCAAGGACCCGGGGCAGAAAACGTTTGATGAGTCCGAAGACTCTGACCCCAAGCAGCATGTTTCCGGTCTTGGCCGTGACCATTCCCTTAAACCCACTTCTGATGAAGCCTGA
- the fadD2 gene encoding long-chain-fatty-acid--CoA ligase FadD2, which yields MQPDFWNDKRPAGVPLDIDMTAFTSVVDVFERSCKKFADRPAFSNLGVTLTYAELERHSAAFAGYLQQHTDLKPGDRIAVQMPNILQYPIAVFGALRAGLVVVNTNPLYTSREMRHQFQSADIRALVYLNMFGKRVEEVLQDTEIEYLIEARMGDLMPAAKGWITNLVVDKVKKLVPAYRVPRAIPFKSALHRGSGQVIRPLTVTLDDIAVLQYTGGTTGLPKGAMLTHGNLVANMLQVRACLSQHDDDGLPILKDGREIMVAPLPLYHIYAFTANCMCMMVTGNHNVLITNPRDIKGFIKELRNWRFTALLGLNTLFVALMDHPDFKTLDFSGLKVTNSGGTALVKATAERWEKLTGCRIVEGYGLTETSPVASANPCGSLARLGTVGMPVPGTAMKVISDDGIDLGLGERGELCVKGPQVMKGYWRNPQATAEVLDAEGWFKTGDIAVIDPDGFVRIVDRKKDLIIVSGFNVYPNEIEDIVMAHPKVANCAVIGVPDERTGEAVKLFVVAREGGVSIEELTAYCKDNFTGYKVPKQIELRSSLPMTPVGKILRRELRDITS from the coding sequence ATGCAACCTGATTTCTGGAATGACAAACGCCCCGCCGGTGTCCCGCTGGACATCGATATGACGGCCTTCACCTCGGTCGTCGATGTGTTTGAACGCTCCTGCAAGAAGTTCGCTGACCGTCCTGCCTTCAGTAACCTTGGCGTGACCCTGACCTACGCCGAGCTTGAGCGTCACAGCGCCGCGTTTGCCGGATACCTGCAACAGCACACTGATCTCAAGCCCGGTGATCGCATTGCCGTGCAAATGCCCAATATCCTTCAATACCCCATCGCCGTATTTGGCGCGCTGCGGGCAGGCCTGGTGGTGGTCAATACCAATCCGCTGTATACCTCGCGTGAAATGCGCCATCAGTTCCAAAGCGCTGATATCCGTGCGCTGGTGTATTTGAATATGTTCGGCAAGCGCGTGGAGGAGGTGCTGCAGGACACCGAAATCGAGTATTTGATCGAAGCCCGTATGGGTGACCTGATGCCTGCCGCCAAAGGCTGGATCACCAACCTGGTGGTCGATAAGGTTAAAAAGCTGGTGCCTGCTTATCGAGTGCCCCGGGCAATACCGTTTAAAAGTGCCTTGCATCGAGGTTCGGGTCAGGTCATCCGTCCGCTGACGGTGACACTCGATGACATCGCCGTTCTGCAATATACCGGGGGTACCACCGGGTTGCCGAAAGGCGCGATGCTGACCCATGGCAACCTGGTTGCCAACATGCTGCAGGTGCGTGCGTGTCTGTCCCAGCATGATGACGATGGCCTGCCGATCCTTAAAGATGGTCGCGAAATCATGGTGGCCCCGTTGCCGCTTTATCACATCTATGCCTTTACGGCGAATTGCATGTGCATGATGGTGACAGGCAATCACAACGTATTGATCACTAACCCGCGTGACATCAAAGGCTTTATCAAAGAGCTGAGAAACTGGCGTTTTACCGCGTTGCTGGGGCTTAACACGCTATTTGTGGCGCTGATGGATCACCCCGACTTCAAGACCCTGGATTTTTCCGGGCTTAAAGTCACCAACTCGGGAGGCACGGCTCTGGTCAAGGCCACCGCCGAACGTTGGGAAAAACTCACCGGTTGCCGCATTGTCGAAGGTTACGGCCTGACCGAAACCTCACCGGTTGCCAGCGCCAACCCCTGCGGCTCTCTGGCCAGACTGGGCACGGTCGGCATGCCGGTTCCAGGCACGGCGATGAAAGTCATCAGTGATGACGGCATCGATCTGGGCCTGGGCGAGCGTGGCGAGCTATGCGTAAAAGGACCGCAGGTCATGAAAGGCTACTGGCGCAATCCGCAGGCCACGGCTGAAGTTCTGGACGCTGAAGGCTGGTTCAAGACCGGTGATATTGCGGTGATTGATCCCGATGGGTTTGTGCGCATCGTTGATCGCAAAAAAGACCTGATCATTGTCTCGGGTTTCAATGTGTACCCCAACGAAATTGAAGACATTGTCATGGCGCATCCCAAAGTGGCGAACTGCGCAGTTATCGGCGTTCCTGACGAGCGCACGGGGGAGGCGGTCAAGTTGTTTGTGGTCGCACGCGAGGGCGGTGTGAGCATTGAAGAGCTGACGGCTTATTGCAAAGACAACTTCACGGGGTACAAGGTACCGAAACAGATTGAGTTGCGTAGTTCATTGCCCATGACGCCTGTGGGCAAAATCTTGCGCCGCGAGTTGCGTGACATCACCTCGTAG
- a CDS encoding CsbD family protein, translating to MSSTGDKIKGMANEAVGNVKQAVGKATDNDKLRAEGKAQELKGEGQQAVGKVKDAVKKTVDKA from the coding sequence ATGAGCAGCACTGGCGATAAGATCAAAGGAATGGCGAACGAAGCAGTAGGTAACGTCAAACAGGCCGTCGGTAAAGCGACAGATAACGATAAGTTGCGAGCAGAGGGCAAAGCCCAGGAATTGAAAGGCGAAGGCCAGCAGGCTGTCGGCAAAGTCAAAGATGCAGTGAAAAAGACCGTAGACAAAGCCTGA
- the fadD1 gene encoding long-chain-fatty-acid--CoA ligase FadD1 — protein sequence MIEGFWKDKYPAGIAAEINPDEYQNIQTVLRESCQRFADKPAFSNLGKTLTYGELYELSGAFAAYLQQHTDLQPGDRIAVQLPNVLQYPIAVFGAIRAGLIVVNTNPLYTAREMEHQFNDSGAKALVCLANMAHLAEKVVPQTSVKHVIVTEVADMLSPFKRVLINSVIKYVKKMVPAYYLPKAIKFNDVLSKGRGQAVNEASPLGSDVAVLQYTGGTTGVAKGAMLTHRNLIANMLQCKALMGSNLNEGCEILITPLPLYHIYAFTFHCMAMMLIGNHNVLISNPRDLSAMVKELSKWKFSGFVGLNTLFVALCNNEAFRKLDFSSLKVTLSGGMALQLSVAERWKTVTGCPICEGYGMTETSPVATVNPIQNIQIGTIGIPVPSTLCKVINDAGEELPLGEIGELCIKGPQVMKGYWERPEATAEILDSEGWLKSGDIAIIQPDGFMRIVDRKKDMILVSGFNVYPNELEDVLASLPGVLQSAAIGIPDEKTGELIKVFIVAKPGVNLTKEEVMAHIRANVTAYKVPKIVEFRDSLPTTNVGKILRRELRDEELKKLGLKK from the coding sequence ATGATTGAAGGCTTTTGGAAGGATAAGTACCCAGCTGGGATTGCTGCTGAAATCAATCCGGATGAATATCAAAACATTCAGACGGTACTGCGGGAATCTTGCCAGCGTTTCGCCGATAAACCGGCGTTCAGTAACCTCGGCAAAACCCTCACCTACGGTGAGCTTTACGAGTTGTCAGGTGCCTTTGCAGCCTACCTGCAGCAGCACACCGACCTGCAACCCGGTGATCGCATCGCTGTTCAGTTGCCCAACGTGCTGCAATACCCGATCGCTGTGTTCGGAGCCATCCGCGCCGGCTTGATCGTGGTCAACACCAACCCGCTGTACACCGCACGGGAAATGGAACATCAGTTCAATGACTCGGGTGCCAAGGCATTGGTGTGCCTGGCGAACATGGCGCATCTGGCCGAAAAGGTTGTGCCTCAGACGTCAGTCAAGCATGTGATCGTCACCGAAGTGGCGGACATGCTGTCTCCGTTCAAGCGTGTACTGATCAACAGTGTCATCAAGTACGTGAAGAAGATGGTGCCGGCCTATTACTTGCCCAAAGCCATCAAGTTCAATGATGTGCTGAGCAAGGGGCGAGGGCAGGCTGTCAACGAAGCCAGCCCGCTAGGCAGCGACGTCGCTGTGCTGCAATACACCGGTGGTACCACCGGCGTGGCCAAGGGCGCGATGCTTACCCACCGCAACCTGATTGCCAACATGTTGCAATGCAAGGCACTGATGGGCTCCAACCTTAATGAAGGTTGTGAAATCCTTATCACGCCATTGCCGCTGTATCACATTTACGCGTTTACCTTTCATTGCATGGCGATGATGCTGATCGGTAATCACAACGTGTTGATCAGCAACCCGCGTGATCTGTCTGCCATGGTCAAGGAGCTGTCGAAATGGAAGTTCAGCGGCTTTGTCGGTCTTAATACCCTGTTTGTGGCGCTGTGCAATAACGAAGCCTTCCGCAAGCTGGATTTCTCGTCTCTGAAGGTGACGCTGTCAGGCGGTATGGCGCTGCAGCTGTCGGTGGCCGAACGCTGGAAAACCGTGACCGGTTGCCCGATCTGTGAAGGTTATGGCATGACCGAAACCAGCCCCGTGGCAACAGTCAACCCGATCCAGAATATCCAGATTGGCACGATCGGCATTCCGGTTCCGTCGACCTTGTGCAAAGTGATCAATGACGCTGGCGAAGAGTTGCCGCTCGGGGAAATTGGAGAGCTGTGCATCAAAGGCCCGCAGGTCATGAAAGGCTATTGGGAACGTCCGGAGGCGACGGCTGAAATCCTGGACAGTGAGGGCTGGTTGAAGTCAGGCGATATCGCAATCATCCAGCCCGATGGTTTCATGCGCATTGTTGACCGTAAAAAGGACATGATTCTGGTGTCCGGATTCAACGTGTATCCAAACGAGCTGGAGGACGTACTGGCTTCGTTGCCCGGGGTACTGCAATCAGCGGCGATTGGTATTCCGGATGAGAAAACCGGTGAGTTGATCAAAGTCTTTATTGTGGCCAAACCGGGCGTGAACCTGACCAAGGAAGAAGTCATGGCACATATTCGCGCGAATGTGACCGCATACAAGGTGCCGAAGATTGTGGAGTTCCGCGACAGTCTGCCGACCACCAACGTGGGCAAGATCCTGCGTCGTGAGTTGCGTGACGAGGAACTGAAAAAGCTGGGCCTCAAGAAGTAA